The Vibrio tapetis subsp. tapetis genome segment AATACGTAATAGGTTTGCTGTCTGCGCCTCTTTTTGGCTCACTAATGAATCGATTTCTGAATCGGAACTGAAGCCTTTTTTCTTCAACGCGTGCTGGCGCTTTAAGTTCGTTTGAGTCAGCTTTTGCTGCGCTTTCACTTCATCAAGCTGGGCCTGTAGCTCTTTAAGCTCGGAACCTAGCAACTGAGTATCAAGGGTCACGAGCTCTTGGCCTTTCGTTACCGTTTGACCAACATCGACTCGAATATCAGAAACCTTTCCCGATAATTCAAAGCCTAAATTTGCTCGTTGGACTGAGTTGATGACACCAACATATTCACGATCAACCGAATAGCTTTCGTGTTCTACCACTGGCTGGGTTTGGACGGTCAGCAAAGTGTGCGGTTGTTCTTCAACTTTCTCTGTTTCCGAACACGCCGATAATAAAAGCGTCGCAAAGAGCACGAAGCAGAAGGAAGCAAGTTTTTGATACCGCATAAGACACCTTTACCCATCAATTTATGTAACACTTTTATGACAATCAAACTAGACAGTCTAGTCTTCTTTGTAAGCATTAAACACGAACAAAACTAGACTGTCCAGTTTGATGTTGATATTCTTGCGACCAGAATAATACGTAAAGCAGAGTTAACGATGAGCAGCGCCAGTGAACTAAAACGCCAAAGAATCCTTGAAGCCGCAACCACATTATTTGGTGAGCATGGCTACGCGGCCAATATGGAGAGCATTGCCAAGTTAGCGGATGTGTCTAAACAGACGGTCTATTCGCATTTTAAAACCAAAGACATATTGTTTGAGCTTTGTATGAAGACCAAGTGCCTAGAGTTTCAGTCCGATGAGGGCATGTTAGATTTGGTAAAACCAATGGACGAAGCAATACTGCAATTCGCTCAAGGGTTACAAGAAACACTGCTGAGATCTGGGTCAATTCACACCTTCCGTAATGCCGTCAGTAATATAGACAACCACCCTGAATTTGCCGCCACTTATTTACGTTTTGGGCCAAAGCAATCGACGGACGTTCTTGCCGATTATTTGCAGAAAAAGCACGATACCGGTGAAATAACGTTGGATATATCAGCCCAAGAAAGTGCTTCTCAGTTACTCCTGATGTTCCACGGAAAGCCTGTTTATTGGAAGTACTTAGGCGAAGATCTCAAGCAAAGCAAGGCTGAACGTGATACCTACCTTAAAAGCTGTATTGCGATGTTTTTGTCTTTTGTTCGAAAGTAGGCCTTACCATGTACATAAAGGCAAATATCTAAAATTAGCTATCTGTTTTTACTGAGTATATTGCTAAAAATCATCAAACAACTTTAATCAACTAAGCTACCTATGGCTTAGCGAAGTTAACATAAGACCTTAATTGCACATAAAATCAAAGTCAGTTATCCCTGACTTTGATGCTGCCCTTCATCTCTTTTTTCATTAATAATTCGATTTGTGATTGCCCGCTCGATTCAAATAAATATCCATAATATTTTTATGGTTTATATCTCAAAGGTAATACCTCTAAAGGGGTATATTCATATCGAGTTATCTATCAATTAACTGAAGATCATGCCTATGACGTCCATAAAAAAAACATCAATCGTACTCATCTCAATGGTGGGTATTGCCATCGGTTGGTTAACTTTGGGCGGCACAGCAGCCGTCATGCATTACACCTCTAGTACCGAATTTTGCCTATCTTGTCACTCCATGGAAATTCCATATGAAGAGTATCAAGGCTCTATTCATTTCAGTAACGCCAAAGGCATTCGCGCCGAGTGTTCAGACTGCCATATCCCCGAAGCCCCACTAGACTATGTCATTACAAAAATCCGGGCGACCAAAGATATTTATCATGAGTTTATCACTGGAAAAATTGATGACGAAGAGAAGTACGAACAGCACCGTATGGCCATGGCTGAAACGGTCTGGGAACAATTACGAGCCAACGACTCCGCAACTTGTCGCTCATGCCACACATTAGACGCCATGGACACCTACGAACAAACTGAAGACGCTGTAAAAATGCATGCTTATGGCGAAGAAAATAATGTTACGTGTATTGACTGCCATAAAGGAGTTGCGCACTTCGCGCCAGAAGCTGAGATGGACAGAGCTGCATTTGACAACCTGATGGCATTTACGGAAATGAGCGATCCTCAAGCTACGAAAGTCTACTCGGCACAAACTATCAGTATTGGTGAGCTGGGTTCAATAAACCCCACAGCAGAACTACGCGTCCTCTCGTCGAATGGCAATCAACGAATCATTGAGCTTCACGCTTACCAAATGAAAGGAGCAGAGCAAGTTCTCTACTACGGCCGTGGACAACGATCTATTGTCGCAGTACTCACCGCTCAAGGCCAAAACAAACTAGCAGTTGGAGAATTCTCTGCCGACGAATATGACAATGAATGGCGCAGTGCTGTCCTCACCGCTGAGATAGACGTACCTGTTTTAGACTCTCTGGCACCAATATGGGATTACGCAGAAGAACTAGACACCGTGTACTGCTCAACATGTCATGCAAAAATTCCAGCGAATCACTTTACGGTGAACGCTTGGGGCCCAGTCGCTAAAGGTATGGGCGAACGTACAGATATTTCTAATGAAGATTTAGAACTCCTAACGAAATTCTTCCAGAACCACGCAAAAGATGTGGCTGGCCACTAAGTGAAATGAAGGATATCACCATGAATAACATTACTCGCCGCGGGTTTCTAAAAGGAACCAGCATCACCGCCGGAGCGCTTGCTGTCACGTCACTAACCCCTATGTCTGCTATCGCCGCCAACAAACGAGGTTCCGGTGTGCTAACAGCTGGCCGGATGGGCCCTATTGTCTGCGACGTCAAAGACGGCAAATTAGTGGCCACTAAGAATGCACTCGCACAGACCGTACCCAACAGCCTGCAAACTACAGGGCCTGATCAGGTTTATACCAAAGCCAGAGTTGTGCATCCTATGATACGTAAAGGCTTTTTGGCTAACCCCTCAAAGCCAGAAGGAGTACGGGGCAAAGATGAGTATGTGCAAATATCATGGGATGACGCATATAAGCTGATTCACGAACAACACTCTCGGATTCGTAAGGAAAACACACCGGACGCGATCTTCGCAGGCTCTTACGGGTGGCGCTCAAGCGGTGTTCTTCATAAAGCACAAACCCTGTTGCAACGTTACATGAGCATGGCTGGCGGATATTCAGGCCACCTAGGAGATTACTCAACAGGTGCCGCACAAGTCATCATGCCGCATGTGATGGGTTCTATTGAAGTATATGAACAACAAACAACACACCCAATGGTGCTTGAACACAGTGATGTTGTCGTGTTGTGGGGAATGAACCCATTAAACACCTTAAAAATTGCTTGGAGTTCTACTGACTGTTCGGGCCTTGAGTTTTTCCAACAGTTGAAAAAATCGGGTAAAACAATCATTGCCATTGACCCTATGCGCTCAGAAACGGTCGAGTTCTTTGGCGATAACGTCCAATGGATAGCCCCCCACCCAATGACAGATGTTGCAATGATGATGGGTGTCGCTCATTCACTTGTAACCAATAAAAAACATGATAAAGCCTTCCTAGACAAATACACCATCGGCTACGACAAATTCGAAGCTTATCTCTTAGGTAAAGAAGATGGCGTAGAAAAAACGCCAGCATGGGCTGAAAAAATCACCGGTGTTCCAGCCAAACAAATGGAACTTTTGGCCGATATTTTCAGTAAGAATCGCACCATTTTAATGTCTGGTTGGGGGATTCAACGCCAACAATATGGTGAACAACGCCACTGGATGCTGGCAACCCTAGCAGCAATGTTAGGCCAAATAGGTTTACCTGGCGGTGGCTTTGGTCTTTCTTATCATTATTCTAATGGGGGCAATCCGGCAAGAGATGCGGGCGTTCTACCTGCTATTTCGTCTTCTATCGGTGGCGGATCATCGGCTGGAAATGACTGGGCCGTTTCTGGTGCAGTTAATAGCTTCCCTGTCGCTCGAATTGTTGAGGCGTTAGAAAATCCGAATAAGAAATACCATCACAATGGTCATGATCTTTCCTTCCCAGATATTAAGATGATTTGGTGGGCCGGCGGCGGTAATTTTACCCACCACCAAGATACAAACCGTTTGATTAAAGCATGGCAAAAACCTGAACTGGTCGTCGTTTCTGAACCTTATTGGACAGCGGCTGCAAAACACGCCGACATCGTGCTGCCGATCACTACATCATTTGAACGTAACGACATGACCATGACCGGCGACTACAGTAATCAACACCTTGTGCCAATGAAGCAAGTCGTAGAGCCTCAGGGCGAAGCCCGCAATGACTTTGATGTATTTGCCGATATGGCAGAGTTACTCAAAGCAGGTGGCCGCGACGTATTTACTGAAGGCAAAGACGAAATGGCTTGGCTAAAAGGCTTCTATGAAACGGCTCAGAAAGGGGGACGTTCAGCCCGTGTTCGCATGCCTAAATTTGGTAAGTTCTGGGATGATAACCAACTAATTGAAATGAAATTCAATAAAAAGGCGGCTCAGTTTGTGCGTCATGCTGAATTCCGCAAAGACCCGGTGATGAATCCTCTTGGGACACCAAGCGGAAAAATTGAGATTTACTCAAAAACTATCGAAAGCTATAAACTCGAGGACTGCCCTGCGCATCCAACATGGATGGAGCCAACGGAATACCGTGGAACCGCAAAAAAAGGCGAGCTTCAGCTAATGACAGCGCATGCTGCTCACCGCTTACATAGCCAATTCAATTACGCAAAACTGCGCGACGAATACGCAATAGCTAACCGTGAGCCTATATCAATCAACAGCCAAGATGCAGCTGAACGTGGCATAAAAACGGGCGATCTCGTTCGCGCATTTAACGATCGTGGACAAGTCCTCGCGGGCGCCTTAGTAGCAGACGGTATAAAACAAGGTGCGGTTTGTATTCACGAAGGGGGATGGCCCGATCTAGACCATAAAACAGGCATCTGCAAAAACGGAGGGGCTAACGTGTTAACACTCGATATCCCAACCTCTCGTCTTGCCAATGGCTGTGCGGCAAACTCTGCACTAGTACGTATTGAAAAATACACTGGCCCCGAACTTGAACTTACCGCGTTCGTACCACCAAAAATGAGCTAAATTTCATTTAAAGCTCAACCTTGAACTTAAGTCCAGCCAACGCTGGGCTTTTTATTATCAATATTGCACCACAAACAATCACAGCAATCTCGCTAATACAAAATTATAGAACGACTTGCCTTCGCTTGATCCCGCTCATTACTTCCACACCAGTAACTATGATTAAATCTTTCATAAATATCGAATTTTTATTTATACCTGAAGTCATATCGCTTTGGAGAAAGTGGATTCTTATGGAAAACAACACTGAAATCGGACAGTTTTTAGATTTCTTAGCTGATGCTATTTTGATCATCGATGAAACTTCAAAAATTGTTTATACCAACAGGTCTTGTACTAAATTATTTGGCTATGAAAAAGACGCGCTTATTGGGCTTTCCGTTGAAAGGTTGATGATCAGAGCTGCCACTAAAAACCATGACCATAAGGTCACCAACTTCATCAAAAATCAATCTAGCGCTAAGGTCATGATGTCTCGCAACATCATGCCCTGCATTAACGCTGACGGTACTGAATTTAATGCCCGTATATCCATTGCTAATATCGTGTATCAGGGGAAAGCTTGTGCCGTCGCGACAATACAAGATTATTCAACCGTTCAAAATATGATTGATGACCTCACGAACGAAGCAAGTACCGACCCGCTTACCGGGCTCTTTAATAAACGTCACTTAGAGTGCATCCTTGATAAAGATTATTTTTCTGTCAACGGCTCGACGACATGGGGCGTTGCCTTCTTAGATCTCAATGGCTTTAAGGTCATTAATGACACGTATGGTCATGATGTAGGGGATGAATTGTTGGTGGAGATATCACGCCGATTAACTCAAGACCTCCGCGCAGGAGATTTCAGTTTCCGTGTCGGTGGGGATGAGTTCTTATTGATGTTTGGCATCAACACGCCGGAAAAGTATCAAAATTCGGTTGCTGTCTTTGGCCAAAAGATCCAAAAGCTCATCACACAACCTATTTACATCGAGTCGGTGAATAAAGAACTCAGTATCGGAGTCAGCATTGGCCTTGGCGTGATGCCATTTGATGATAAGGACTTAGCAACACTTATTACGAAAGCTGATAAAGCGATGTACGAATCTAAAGTTTATAGCTTGCCGTATGTAATGGTTGAAAGCATTGGCTAACGCATGGCTTTCCTGACAAGAAAAGCGGCTGTTTCCTCTAAACAAAAAACCCTGTAACACAATGCGACAGGGT includes the following:
- a CDS encoding TetR/AcrR family transcriptional regulator, which translates into the protein MSSASELKRQRILEAATTLFGEHGYAANMESIAKLADVSKQTVYSHFKTKDILFELCMKTKCLEFQSDEGMLDLVKPMDEAILQFAQGLQETLLRSGSIHTFRNAVSNIDNHPEFAATYLRFGPKQSTDVLADYLQKKHDTGEITLDISAQESASQLLLMFHGKPVYWKYLGEDLKQSKAERDTYLKSCIAMFLSFVRK
- a CDS encoding molybdopterin guanine dinucleotide-containing S/N-oxide reductase codes for the protein MNNITRRGFLKGTSITAGALAVTSLTPMSAIAANKRGSGVLTAGRMGPIVCDVKDGKLVATKNALAQTVPNSLQTTGPDQVYTKARVVHPMIRKGFLANPSKPEGVRGKDEYVQISWDDAYKLIHEQHSRIRKENTPDAIFAGSYGWRSSGVLHKAQTLLQRYMSMAGGYSGHLGDYSTGAAQVIMPHVMGSIEVYEQQTTHPMVLEHSDVVVLWGMNPLNTLKIAWSSTDCSGLEFFQQLKKSGKTIIAIDPMRSETVEFFGDNVQWIAPHPMTDVAMMMGVAHSLVTNKKHDKAFLDKYTIGYDKFEAYLLGKEDGVEKTPAWAEKITGVPAKQMELLADIFSKNRTILMSGWGIQRQQYGEQRHWMLATLAAMLGQIGLPGGGFGLSYHYSNGGNPARDAGVLPAISSSIGGGSSAGNDWAVSGAVNSFPVARIVEALENPNKKYHHNGHDLSFPDIKMIWWAGGGNFTHHQDTNRLIKAWQKPELVVVSEPYWTAAAKHADIVLPITTSFERNDMTMTGDYSNQHLVPMKQVVEPQGEARNDFDVFADMAELLKAGGRDVFTEGKDEMAWLKGFYETAQKGGRSARVRMPKFGKFWDDNQLIEMKFNKKAAQFVRHAEFRKDPVMNPLGTPSGKIEIYSKTIESYKLEDCPAHPTWMEPTEYRGTAKKGELQLMTAHAAHRLHSQFNYAKLRDEYAIANREPISINSQDAAERGIKTGDLVRAFNDRGQVLAGALVADGIKQGAVCIHEGGWPDLDHKTGICKNGGANVLTLDIPTSRLANGCAANSALVRIEKYTGPELELTAFVPPKMS
- a CDS encoding NapC/NirT family cytochrome c, with amino-acid sequence MTSIKKTSIVLISMVGIAIGWLTLGGTAAVMHYTSSTEFCLSCHSMEIPYEEYQGSIHFSNAKGIRAECSDCHIPEAPLDYVITKIRATKDIYHEFITGKIDDEEKYEQHRMAMAETVWEQLRANDSATCRSCHTLDAMDTYEQTEDAVKMHAYGEENNVTCIDCHKGVAHFAPEAEMDRAAFDNLMAFTEMSDPQATKVYSAQTISIGELGSINPTAELRVLSSNGNQRIIELHAYQMKGAEQVLYYGRGQRSIVAVLTAQGQNKLAVGEFSADEYDNEWRSAVLTAEIDVPVLDSLAPIWDYAEELDTVYCSTCHAKIPANHFTVNAWGPVAKGMGERTDISNEDLELLTKFFQNHAKDVAGH
- a CDS encoding sensor domain-containing diguanylate cyclase, with the translated sequence MENNTEIGQFLDFLADAILIIDETSKIVYTNRSCTKLFGYEKDALIGLSVERLMIRAATKNHDHKVTNFIKNQSSAKVMMSRNIMPCINADGTEFNARISIANIVYQGKACAVATIQDYSTVQNMIDDLTNEASTDPLTGLFNKRHLECILDKDYFSVNGSTTWGVAFLDLNGFKVINDTYGHDVGDELLVEISRRLTQDLRAGDFSFRVGGDEFLLMFGINTPEKYQNSVAVFGQKIQKLITQPIYIESVNKELSIGVSIGLGVMPFDDKDLATLITKADKAMYESKVYSLPYVMVESIG